The following coding sequences lie in one Steroidobacter denitrificans genomic window:
- the ahpC gene encoding alkyl hydroperoxide reductase subunit C produces MSSLINTSIKPFKATAYHNGQFVPVSDADVKGKWSIFFFYPADFTFVCPTELGDVADLYPEFKKLGVEVYSVSTDTHFTHKAWHDTSETIKKIQYPMLGDPTHVISRNFDVLVEDSGVALRGTFLVNPEGQIKIAEIHDLGIGRDARELLRKVQAAQYVAEHPNEVCPAKWKPGEKTLEPSLDLVGKI; encoded by the coding sequence ATGAGTTCTTTAATCAATACATCCATCAAGCCGTTCAAGGCGACTGCATATCACAACGGCCAGTTCGTGCCGGTGTCGGACGCCGACGTGAAGGGCAAGTGGTCGATTTTCTTTTTTTATCCCGCCGATTTCACCTTCGTCTGCCCAACGGAGTTGGGCGACGTCGCGGATCTATACCCGGAGTTCAAGAAGCTGGGCGTGGAAGTGTACAGCGTGTCCACCGATACGCATTTCACCCACAAGGCATGGCATGACACTTCCGAGACGATCAAGAAGATCCAGTATCCGATGCTCGGCGACCCTACTCACGTGATCAGCCGGAATTTCGATGTACTGGTCGAGGACTCCGGTGTGGCATTGAGGGGGACGTTCCTGGTCAATCCGGAAGGTCAGATCAAGATCGCGGAGATTCATGACCTGGGTATCGGCCGCGATGCTCGCGAACTGCTGCGCAAGGTGCAGGCCGCCCAATATGTGGCGGAGCATCCGAACGAGGTCTGTCCGGCGAAGTGGAAGCCCGGCGAAAAGACACTGGAGCCTTCGCTGGACTTGGTCGGCAAGATCTAA